Proteins encoded in a region of the Kwoniella botswanensis chromosome 2, complete sequence genome:
- a CDS encoding eukaryotic translation initiation factor 5A, with product MSDDEHHETFEAAGAGASKTFPMQCSALRKNGHVVIKGRPCKIVDMSTSKTGKHGHAKVHLVAIDIFTGKKLEDISPSTHNMDVPNVKRQEFQLLDIQDGFLNLMDSDGNSKDDVKVPDTELGQQIESDFEAGKDLMVTIISAMDEEQAISYKEAPQGA from the exons ATGTCTGACGATGAACACCACGAAACTTTCGAAGCtgccggtgccggtgctTCCAAGACCTTCCC TATGCAATGTTCCGCTCTTCGAAAGAACGGTCACGTAGTCATCAAGGGAAGACCTTGTAAGATCGTTGATATGTCTACCTCTAAAACCGGAAAGCACGGTCACGCCAAAGTCCACCTTGTCGCcatcgat ATCTTCACTGGAAAGAAACTCGAAGATATCTCTCCCTCCACCCACAACATGGATGTTCCCAACGTTAAAAGACAAGAATTCCAACTTCTTGATATCCAAGAT GGTTTCCTCAACTTGATGGACTCTGACGGTAACTCCAAAGACGACGTCAAAGTTCCCGACACCGAACTCGGTCAACAAATTGAATCTGACTTCGAAGCTGGTAAAGATCTCATGGTTACCATCATCTCCGCTATGG ACGAAGAACAAGCTATCTCTTACAAGGAAGCTCCTCAAGGTGCTTAa